From the genome of Gallus gallus isolate bGalGal1 chromosome 4, bGalGal1.mat.broiler.GRCg7b, whole genome shotgun sequence:
tgcattgagaacagccctgatGAGAAGGGCTTAGGGGTCCAGCTGCacgaaaagctggacatgagccagctgtgtgtgcttgcagctccatcaacagaggggtggcaacagggtgagggaggtgattgtccccctctactctgcccttgtgaggccccacctgcagtgctgcatccaggtctggggacCAGCATGAGAAGGATgtgaagctgctggagcaggtccagaggacaGCCATGAAGAGGCTCAGactgatggagcacctctcctataaaggaaggttgagggagctggacttgtttagcttggagaagaaaagactggggaaacctcactgcagccttgcagtactcgaggggagcttataagcaggagagggaCTGATAGTGGTgtgacaagggggaatggccaGAAACTGAAAGAGTGGAGATTAGGTTAAatgctaggaagaaattcttactcagagggtgatgaggcgctggcacaggttgcctagagacactgtggatgctccatccctggatgtgccCAAGGCCAAGGTTGGATGGTGTCCCAGGCAGCCTGATCCAGagggtggcaaccagcccacagcagggggttggaactgaatgcactttaaggtcccttccaacctaagctgttctatgattccatgatgatGAAATATCTCAATTCCTCTCCAGTGTAAAGGGAGTAGAGCTCTCCTCCTTGAGGAGAGGCAGGGCCGAAAGTTCGAGCTTACCAGTTCATGGGGGTCTCCAGGGGCCTCTCAGTGCCTTTCTGCTAAATTCTAGACAAGGAGAACCTGAGTCACTCAAggtacatcttgcacagggtACAATTGCAGTGGATCAGAAAGACCATTTGTTGCATTTCTTGGCCTTCTCAGTGGCCTTTTTGCAGTGGCATGATACCTGCATGTCAGCACATCTATCTGAGCCTTCAGGGATCCCTGAGCAAAAGGACCAGGGTAAGGAGGACCACTGgcttcctgggctgcatgaagAGGAGTGTTGCTGGTGGGCTGGGGGAGGTAATTCTGCTTctttgctcagcactgctgaggcataactggagtgctgcagccagggcCGAGCACCCTAGAACATGTGAGACATGGTCACgaagatgatgaagggactggGAGCATCTGTagtatgaagaaaggctgagagctggaaCTCTTCAGCTTGGAGGAGGGTCACGCATGGGGAGTTTATCAGTGTGTACAAGTACTTGATGGGGAGGAATGACAACGGGCTTTTCCAGTGGTGCCCAGTAACAGGACAAACTGTTATGTATGGGGGATGGAGGACTTTGGGGTCTGTGTATGGATTCAGGCATGGGGCTTCTGGAGGGCCCCAGTACTGCCTCAGCCCCACAAAGGCCCCAGGTAGGGTCAGAGGCATCTGGTGGAAGAGACTGTGGAGCACACTAGGgcttatggggcagccatgggggaAACTGGGTATTCTGTTACAAGGCTCATGGGAAGTCAGGAAACACTAGGGGGACTATGGGTACTCAGGAACACAGTGTGATATCCACAGGGTCAGGATAACTGGGGAAGGTGTTGAAGACAGGGATTAAGGCAACCCTGGAGGAGCTATTGGGAACTGAGCAGAACTGTGAAGCACTCGCCAGGGCAAAAAACAAGGTGGGGAGTCTACAAGTCAGAGGCACCCAGGGCACGAAGGTGTACCTGGGAGGTTGGGGAAGGTAAGGGTTTATGGGGGAATCTGGGTTGGCCGTGACCACCCTGAATGGGGTCAGGGGTACCCGAGAGGGCTCAAGGACACCCAGAGGGGAGCAGGGTCCCATAGTTCCCCCAGAAGCTGATGCCAGAGCCCAGGCCTGTGGCACCTCTTTTATTGCAGGTCCTAATGCAGCCCCTGCCCAAAGGGAGGGGAATCCACCTCCCCACGCATTGCCCCCCATTTCAAGACTCATTCACAGATGCATGAGTGCCAGCGAGGTGCACGGGCAGCCCGTCAAGGCAGGAGACACGCACATGGTGATGGAGCTGCCGGGCCCGGTAATTGCAAGGGGGCCGGGTGTCTCCACCCCGCAGGCGGCAGGCTGTGATGTCCATGGGTGTTGAGGTGCTGTGGAACCCCGTTGCATCGGCTGGGCGGGTGCAGGTGGCCACCAGGTCCTCAGCTGGTGCATGTACAAAGGTGTTGGATGGCTTGCAAGGCCTCCCCGGGGCTGTCACTTGCCGTCGTGCCAGCATGACCGCGCAGTAGCGGTGTCCCATAAGCCCGAGCGTCCGGGGGTGGTCCACATGCTGCCGCAAGAACTTCTCATAGCGGGTCTCTCCCACAGCCCCTGCCACTGCTGCCAGTACAAGGGCTACGCATAGCATCCAGCTTGCCATGGGTACCTGCGGAAAGTGGGGTCAGAGCCTGGACTGCTGGAGCCCGGTCTGGAAACCCCATCTGAGTCCCCTGTAGAGTGCCCATCCCAGAAATGTAGGTCCATTACAGATCTCCTCCAAATGCATGGAGAAATGCCCTCTCAGACAGCTGGGTCCACAGCAGAAGTCCCACAAACACATAGGTCAACTGTGGATTCCACCCAGATGCCCAGATCCCCTACAGAACATCCCAAGGATGATAGGTCTCCTACAGTTCTGCATTCCACAGGCGCCTGCATCTCCTACTGCACACCTTCTGGACATCTGGATCCCCTACAGCTCCCCCACACCCTCAGACACCTGGATCTCTTTCATACCACTGTTTTCTCACTAGATGCTCAGGTTCCTTACAGTTTCCTCCTGCAAATATTTTAGTCCCCCGCACATCCCTCACCTGATTTTCTGTGTgcctctgtttctcttctggCCTCAGGGTCTCCTGGTCCCTCCCACTCCTCTGTACTGCTCTTATACTTGTCCCAGCTGAGCCCAAAAGGCAAAGGTCCAGGAGGAGGGGCAGGGCAAAGAGCAAGGTCCAGTGTGTGGGGGGGGAACCTGGCATTCAGGAGGCCCCAGTCCCCTCACACCACCACCCCCCTCCGCCAAGGTCACTAGGTAATCATTAATTAACCACGTGACTGTCTGCACACATCCCCTCAGGTGCCCCCTGCCCATCTCACCATGGACTACACCAAGGCTCTGGCCTCGTGATGCTTGGACCCTATGCACAGGAtgcagagcacagtgaagaGCACAGAGCTTATGGCCTGAGGCTGCACACAGACGCCCCCCTCCTCAAGCATTCAGCTCCCATGAGCTCTACCCCAGGCACTCCTGCCCTTACCAGCGCAATGAATGTCATAGTAAGGACCCTGGGACACAGAGAAGGGCACTCAGAAGACCTTGAGTCACAGAAAGATGCAGTGAAGCTCCTGGGTTGAACAGAAAGGGCTTCGCAGGACTTTGGAGTACCAAAATGAACATGGGAGCCCTGAACTGAGCAAAAAGGACTTTGGAAATGCTAGAGGTGCATGGAAATGCCCATGGAGGCCCctggacaaaacaaaaaaagagatcaCAGGTCATTGGTGAGCACAGGAGAACACTCTGAGAACCCTGAAGCCAAAGAGAAAGGCACTTGGAGATCCCTGagtgcaaaataaaagcaatcagAGGTGTGTTGGGCAAGCATAATGAATTTGAAGGAACTTGTGTTGAACTGCAAGGCATTTGAGAGAAAACTGCTAAGCACAGAAAGGCTACTGGAGGCCCCTTTGGTGCACCAAACTTCATGATAAAGACCTGTGACATGCAGAACGACATTTCTAAGGCCCAGGCTCATCGCACACCCACTGTGAGTTCCCTGGGTGGAGACAAACCTGTGGGTTTCACCTGCCGACGGAGCCAGTGCTCAGAGAGAGCCTCTGGGGGGTGATGAGTGAGGGCTCACCTCTTCTGATTCCatctcttgttctttttccttctatccCCCTCTCCCACGTGCCAGCCACACCAGGTCTAGATCTTCATACACAGGGCTGTAATCTCTATTGTTCAAGTTCCCACACTTCATTCATAGGGAACAATCCTGATTCCCTCCCAGAACCACTTAGGAGCTCTGGTTGGGCACACAGGTGGAGAAAAGACgctcctcctcttccacatctcccctctttctctcatttccgCTGGTCCTGCCAGCTTCTGGGTAGCTTAGGAGCAGTCTCCTCACAATCTTCTGCAGCAGGATGACGTTTGCTTCCAACCAGCAGACCTCCACTGCTTCAGCTGTATCctagtgttttattttttttggttcAGAAGGCAAGAACTGGGAGAGCAATGTCCCTCCTGCTGTGAGCAAAAATCAGGTTCATGACTGCCTGAGGAACATCAACACCCCTAAGTATATGGGTCCCGATGAGATGCACCCCAGAGTCCAGAAGGAACTGACTGATGCAGTCACCAAGCCACTCTTGATGATTTAGCTTTAAAATTAACCTGGCATGAAGGTAAATTTTCCCCCATTCTGAAGTCATTGTCTGCATACATATTTGATCTCATCAGACTTGCTTGCTTATGTTGTACTCTGTGTGTGCATAAGTTGTGTGTATATGAAAATTAGTATTTAACCTTTGCATCTGTAGATTTAACTGACTGGTCAAAAGTCATGCAGTAAATAGCACTTGGGACTCCAAAACACAGCGCAGAGCCAAACAACAAGAccatctgctttgctttctgaagggCGCTTACAGAGTGCAGATAGAAATGTCTGCTGCAAAGGTGTATGTTCTTCCCCTTTCCACATTTGGGATTTGGCTGGGAATCGAGCAGTGCTCTGTTCTTACTCTCCATTCAGTGGTGGAAAAACAGGTATTTTATAAGCAAGGCAAGAGGTGTTACAGTAGATGCCTTATATGTGTCATTTTCTTGTTTCCGCTAAGGTGGGTCTCTCACTGCTCTTGTATTTACAGGTTTGTCTCCTCCCTAGCGTTCAGTCTGGGCATTTGGGGTCTCTACGCTATTACAAGGTGACCAAATTTTTGCACATGTCAAGGCTCTCTGCACCTGCTTTGATGGCctttttccagctgtgcttcacCGCACTCACCAGGTTACTTTTTTCTAGGCTTAATATTACCTCTTTCACTTTCTCCCTGGGCCGCGGGCCCAAACACATAACGTTCTTGCTGCTTGTCTCCATCTCAGCACTCTCTCTAAATCCCTTGGTCTTGGCAGCCACTTATGGCAGCCTGCCCACCATAaccctcagctgctctgggcacacGCTGTGTCTCTTTTTGGAGCGTGTTCAACTGCGCTGCTATTTTGAACCCCAGGCGGTTGTGCTCAGGCTTAGGCCATCTCCTACAGAGGTAATGGGAGACCTCACCTTCGACTGACCACCCTGCAAGGTCCCTCTTGCTCCAGGTGATTCACCCCTCAGCCTCCAGGGTTTCCTTAGCAAGGAGTATCAGTCCCCTGGTAGCTGATTAGTTTACTGTACTACTTTCAGctcagctgggtgctgctgcgACAGTCCCTTCCTGCTGTTACTGAGAACAAAGGGCTGTAATCACATCCAGCTGAGGGCACACTCAGTACAAGAGGACCAAAAGGCACTCTTGCACCAAGTTAGCCACCAAACCATCATTTCCACAGGCTGCTGATCTGAGGATACGCCGCACACCGACACGTGAAAAGTTCTGGGAAGGGCCCTCTTAGCAACCCCAGGAGCAAACAGCCACAATACGCCAGAATTGCGTAGCTGTGGGAGTGGAATGATCTAAGGAGTGGCATGAATGATCTCAGGACGGTGCCAGACAGCCCTCCAGCAGAATTTTCCCAGCTGTGAGCGTCAGTTTGGTTACTTTCACTGGATCACGGACAGAAACTACTGATTTTGGAAAACCCAAACAGCTTTACAGGCTcctgaaacacagctccttAAACGGCAGGGCCCTGAAGACAGATAGataaatgattctatggttataCGATGATCGAAttggctgagggagctgcgttcagtctggagaaggctgtggggagacctcactgcggccttccaatatttaaagggagattataagtaggagggaaaacaactttttacgTGGCCAGATcgtgataggacaaaggggaacgGTTTGAAACTAGAGGCGGGGAGATTTGCATTAGAAGTCAGGGGGAAGATTATCACtgagagggcggtgaggcaccacacaggtgcccagagaggctgtgggtgccccatccctggaggtgttcacggtcgggttggatggggccctgggcagcctgagctggcaGGGGgcaactggatgatctttgagatcccttccaaccccagccattgtgtttgatttctgtcaCTCTGCTCACTATCTGTAAAGGTGATCCTCCTTTGTGCGCTATCTTAACTGCTAGCAGTTAGATGCTGAAAGGAGTTTAAAGGAAACGTGCTGCCTTTGCTCTGATTTTTGCACTCTCTTCCTTTCAGCCTCTGGAGGTGCAGCGAGGTGCTGCTGTGCGTCCTCACGGTGCCGGGACGTCACGCCAAGTATTTACTCCAGATGAAGTCCCGGGACTTTTATATATCCCACCCTCCCCAGCCAGATTTATGCTATGAGAAATCTGAACACGTTCATGTTTTGGCTGCTTGACTGAAGAACGGGGCGACTAAAcgtgtaaaaaagaaaaagcaagctgtGAGGAAGCCTCTATTTATTGTCTCGCGGCTGCTTCTAGTTCACATTCCACAGCCCAGCTACGACCGCTCACCGTAACCCCCCCCCGAAAGCGAGAGGCGGGCGGCCCCAGTGCGCAGGCGCCGCGGAGGGGCGCTTCACCGCGCGCGATCCCTCCGCCGGGCGGCCTGAGGAGAGAGTTCCCCAACCAACGGTCGCAACGGTACCGGCGCGGGGCGCTGCGCCCCTCCACCGCACGGCGGCGCTGTGGTGCGGACTCCGCCGGCCGCCCCGCCTGCGCGGGAGGCGGGGAGAGGCCgaggggaggcggcggcggcgccggcccttctttccctcccctgCTCCCCCCGGGAAGCGGCTGGCTGCGGGCTGCCTCTcgctccccctccctccccccttttaattttaattttattttattttaccccctccccccctccctccccgtccccccgcgcggcggcggcggcggcccgcctctcccttccctccccgtCGCCGCGGCCCCACCATGGCGACATGAGCCTGccgccggccgccgccgccgccgcctccccggcCATGGGGCCCGCACGGAGCTGAAGAGCCGCGGAGGAGCCCCGCCACTGCCGCCCCGCCATGGGGTGCTGATGGCCGGGCCCCGCCGGGCACCCCGCCGCCGCAGGGGAGGTGAGCGGGAGCGGGCGTGCGGCGGGTGCGCGAGGGGTGCGCGGCACCTGTGTGTGCGAAGGGGGCGAGGCGCCGTGCCGGGGGGCGAGCCGTTGTCGCAGAGCCGGGAGGCCCTTGGTGCTGGGTGGCGTTTCGTTTGGGTGCCCTCCGTGCCTTTGCTCGTGGCTGTAGGCACAGCTGGGCCGTGCCCATCCCGTTTTGCTGTCCCGTCGGCGATGGAAGAAGTTTTCTGGAAGGAAGGGCTGTGGTTGCTATCACCAAAGGTCTGAGGTTGCCGTCCCTATGGTAGAAAGtaagcttgcaaaaaaaaaaatcctcctgcAGGCTTGTCCTTAGTGCAGTAATAAAGCTGTTCCTTTGCCTTCCCATTCCTACCCTGcaaaggaggaagagggaacAACCCAGCGGCTTCCCACCCTTAGAAAGGAGGCTGTTTAAACCCTCGGGTTACAGCAGTGCTTCTTAGTATCAGGCTCTATGAGCATCCTTCTCATAGTGTGTGGCAGCAGCCCGGcgcacagcacagccccttgTATCAAACAGGAGTGTGAGACTGCTTATAACTCAGTATTTAAATGGAGCAAAGCACGGTGTGTGATTGCTCAACTCTGCTGTTAGGAGCACGCCTCACCTTTCCCTTGCAGGGGTGACATGTGTGACTGTGGCCCTTTCTCCCCTCGTGCCCAGATTCTGGAGGCGAGGCAGGGCCAGAGCTTGTCTGTCTAATAGCAGATCGCTGTGTCTAAAAGTATATTTCTGTGTCTCGAGGGTTTGCTTTTGGATCCCTACTGGTGATTCAGGTTTGCTTTTGAAGGAGTTTGGCTGCTTTGTGAGGCTGGGGGGCAACTTGCTCTCATCTCAAGTCTTGTGCCTGCGCAGACTTTGGCGTAGGATGCAGGAAGCTGATGTTCTTT
Proteins encoded in this window:
- the CL2 gene encoding ribonuclease CL2 precursor; this translates as MASWMLCVALVLAAVAGAVGETRYEKFLRQHVDHPRTLGLMGHRYCAVMLARRQVTAPGRPCKPSNTFVHAPAEDLVATCTRPADATGFHSTSTPMDITACRLRGGDTRPPCNYRARQLHHHVRVSCLDGLPVHLAGTHASVNES